The Sphaerisporangium siamense genome includes the window TTCCTGCGGGTGCTCCTCGACGCCGCCGACTGGGCCGCCGCCTACCCGCGGCAGGCCGTCCTGCTGGCCGGCGAGAACGACGACGGCGCGCCCGGCCGGCGCACGCCGCCGCAGCGCACGCCCGGCTCCGGCTGGGACGCGCCGCCGCCCGGCCTGGCCGACCTGCGGGTCGACCTGTCGGCCGAGCGTCTCGGCCTGCTCGCCGAGCAGGAGCGCTTCCTGCGGTCGCACGGCTTCCTGGAGTCCGCCGTGGACGTCCACGGCTGGGCCGACGACACGGCGCTCGCCGCCGCCCATGCGGGCCGCCGCTCCTACCAGGAGCAGACCGTGTGACGCGCACGCGCGGGCCCGCGGGCCCGCGCCCACGAGCCGGTACGGCGAAGAGCGGGGCGCGCTCAGAGGATGGCTCGCCGTACCATCCGGGGCACCGGTGGGGGAGGACGTTTCGGGGTTGGCCGCCCTCCCTCCCGGTGCCCCACCACGTCATCCGCCCTGAGACGCCGCCTCCTTCTCCGGGGCCGGCGGCGTCCGTTCGGTCTCCAGCAGGGTCTTGAGGTCGGCGAGGATGCGCGGCCAGCCCTGCGACACCCCTTCGAGCACCTTGCTCCCGGGGTCGAACCCGTCGTGGACGACGGTCAGCTTGACCATCCCGTCGACCGGCTCGATGTCGAACGTGACCTTGGAGCGCCGCTCGGACGCCCACGTGCCGAACATCTCCTCCGCCACGTCGTGCGCCTTGGCGAACTCCGGCGTGAAGGTGTGCCAGGTGTAGGACAGGCGCCGGTAGGGGTCCGACTCCAGGACGACTTGTTCGGGATCGGCCATCGTGACGCCGGACTCCCGCCAGACCACCGCGGATCCGGTCTTCCATTCGGACTCGAAGGTCACCCCCCAGTACCGCCGGGTGAAGGCGGGCTCGGTCAGCGCCTGCCAGAGGCGCTCGGGCGTGGTGTTGATGTAGGTCGTGTAGACGAACTCGGGCTTGCTCATCGGCTCCTGCTCCAATGCCTTCTTCAGGTCGGCGAGCGCGTGCACGCGGTGGCGGTCGTACCGGTCGATCCAGCGCTCGGCCACGGCGTTGATGGGCGCCGCGTTGAGGTAGTGCAGCTTCTCCCGCCCCCGCCACACCGTGGTCACGAGGTTCGCCTCCTGCAGCACGGCCAGATGCTTGCTGACGGCCTGCCGGGTCATGTCCAGGCCCGCGCAGAGCTCCCGCAGCGTCTGGCCGTTGCGCGCGTTCAGGCCGTCCAGCAACCGCCGCCGGCTGGGGTCGGCCAGCGCCTTGAACACCTCGTCCATCTCGCCACCTCTGATATGCAACCATCAGGCTGCATGTTCACCATAGGCAGCCATACGGTTGCATGTCAACGCGCCGCCCCGGCGGGGAAGTGTCCTGACAAGGGGTCGCGTGCGGGGAACAGTAGGGTCGGACCGTGATCGACCGGAGGCGGTCCGCGGGAAGGAGGCGGCGGTGCGGGTCGGGTTGTTCGTGACCTGTGTGAACGACACCTTGTTCCCCGAGACGGGGAAGGCGGTCGTGACGCTTCTGCGGCGGCTCGGGTGCGCGGTGGAGTTCCCCGAGGGGCAGACGTGCTGCGGGCAGATGCACGTGAACACCGGGTACCGCGACGAGGGCCTGCGGCTGGCGCGCCGCTTCCTGGAGGTCTTCGCGGGGTACGACGCCGTGGTGGTCCCGTCCGGGTCGTGCGCGGCCATGGTGCGCGAGCAGTACCCGAAGCTCGCGGCGGGCATGGGCGCGGCGCGGCCGGGCGCCTTCGCGGGCGCGCACCGCGGACGCACGCGGTTCGCCGAGGCGGTGGCCGCGGTGACGCCCCGGGTGTACGACCTCTCGGAGTTCCTCGTGGACGTCCTCGGCCGCACCGACGTAGGCGCATATTTCCCGCACCGGGTGACATATCACCCGACGTGCCACTCGCTGCGCGGCCTGCGCGTCGGCGACCGCCCCACCCGGCTCCTGCGGGCCGTGCGCGGCCTCGAACTCGTCCCCCTCCCCGCCGCCGACGAGTGCTGCGGCTTCGGCGGCACGTTCGCCGTCAAGAACGCGGCCGTCTCCGCGGCGATGTGCGCGGACAAGGTCGCCGGCGTCGAGGCCACGGGCGCGGAGGTCCTGTGCGCGGCCGACAACTCCTGCCTCATGCACATCGGCGGCACGCTGAGCCGGCTGCGCACCGGCGTGCGGGTGATGCACCTGGCCGAGATCCTCGCCGCGACGGAGGAGGACCGGTGAGCGGCACGTTCCTCGGGATGCCCGCGTTCCCGCGCAACGCCGAGAAGGCCCTGCTGAACTCGCAACTGCGGTTCAACCTCCGCAACGCCACCCACACCATCCGGGCCCGCCGGGCCGCCGTCGTCGACGAGCTCCCCGACTGGGAGCGGCTCCGCGCGGCCGGCAAGGCGATCAAGGACGACGCGCTGCGCAACCTCGACCGCTACCTGGTGCAGGCGGAGGAGGCCGTGACCAGGGCGGGCGGCCACGTCCACTGGGCCGCCGACGCCGCCGAGGCGGGCCGGCTCGTCGCCGACCTGGTCAGGGCGACCGGCGAGACCGAGGTGGTGAAGGTCAAGTCGATGGCCACCCAGGAGATCGGCCTCAACGAGATCCTGAGGGACGCGGGCATCGTCGCCGCCGAGACCGACCTCGCCGAACTGATCGTGCAGCTCGGCGACGACCTGCCTTCGCACATCCTCGTGCCCGCGATCCACAGGAACCGCGCGGAGATCCGCGAGATCTTCCGGGAGCGCATGGCCGACTGGGGCCGGCCCGCGCCGCCGGACCTGACCGACGATCCCGCCGCGCTGGCCGAGGCCGCCCGCCGCCACCTGCGCGAGCGGTTCCTGACGGCCGAGGTCGGCATCTCGGGGGCGAACTTCCTGATCGCCGAGACCGGCACGCTGGTGGTGCTGGAGTCGGAGGGCAACGGCCGCATGTGCCTGACGCTGCCCCGCACGCTGATCAGCGTGGTCGGCATCGAGAAGGTGCTGCCCACCTGGCGCGACCTGGAGGTGTTCCTCCAGCTCCTGCCGAGGAGCTCCACGGGGGAGCGGATGAACCCCTACACCTCCACCTGGACGGGCGCGGCCGAGGGCCAGGAGTTCCACCTGATCCTGCTGGACAACGGCCGGACGAACGCGCTGGCCGACGAGATCGGGCGCCAGGCCCTGCGCTGCATCCGCTGCTCGGCGTGCCTCAACGTCTGCCCGGTGTACGAGCGGGTCGGCGGGCACGCGTACGGCTCGGTCTATCCGGGGCCGATCGGGGCGATCCTCACCCCGCTGCTGCGCGGCACGGCGACCGACCTCGACGCCTCCCTGCCGTACGCCTCCAGCCTGTGCGGCGCCTGCTACGACGTGTGCCCGGTCGCCATCGACATCCCCGAGGTGCTCGTCCACCTGCGCGCCAAGGGGCCGCATCCCCCGGCGGAGCGGCTCGGCATGAAGGCCGTGGGCTGGACGCTGAACCGCCCGGCCCGGCTGCGGCTGGCCCAGCGCGCCGCCTCGCGCCTGCGCCGGCTCGTACCCAGGCGGCGCCTGCCCGGCCCCGGCGCGGCCTGGACGGACACCCGGGACGTCCCGGCCGTCCCCGAGGAGTCGTTCCGCGCGTGGTGGCGGCGGACCGAGGGACGCGAAGGAGGGGCCCGGTGAGTTCGCGGGAGCGGATCCTGGCGCGCGTCCGCGCGGCCGTGGCGGGCGCGCCGCCCGTGCGGGTCGAGCGCGACCACCGCACGGCCGGTCACGGGCCCGGGGACGCCGGGCTGTTCGCCGAGCGGGTCCGCGACTACCGGGCCGCGGTCCACGTCGTCCCCGCCGATCAGGTGGCGGACGCGGTCGCCCGCGCGCTGGCGGAGCGCGGGGCGCGGCGGGTGGTCGTCCCCGACGGTCTTCCCGAGGAGTGGCTGCCCGCGGGACTGGAGCGGCTGCGGGACGACCCGCCGCTCGGCGCGGCGGCGCTGGACGCGGCGGACGGGGTGATCACCGGCTGCGCGGTCGCCATCGCGGAGACGGGCACGATCGTCCTGGACACCGGCCCGGGCCAGGGCCGCAGGGCGCTCACCCTGGTTCCGGACTACCACCTGTGCGTGGTCCCGGCCGCGCGGATCGTCCCCGCCGTCCCCGACGCGGTGGCCCGCCTCGACCCGTCCCGTCCCCTGACGTGGATCAGCGGTCCGTCCGCGACCAGCGACATCGAGTTGAACCGGGTCGAGGGGGTTCACGGCCCGCGCACGCTCGACGTCGTGGTCGCCGCCGGCTGATCGCACCCCGCCGCACCGGCGCTCCGTCGCGGCCCCGTAAAGAATGACATTCCACCACTTGAACCGGAGTTGAGTACTTGATACGTTTTTGAACACCTGAAGAGGGGGCGAGCGGATGGACGCTGACGGGGACCTCAGTGCGCGGGAGGCGTTCGAGGCCATCGGCCAGGTGCGCCGCAAGGTCGGCCGCTCGGCGGCCTGGCTGGGCTGGCTGCTCATCTTCTGGGGGGTCGCGGCGTTCGTCTTCTGGAACGCGATGTACTTCGGCCCGGAGCTCCTCCGGGAGATCGTCGGCGTCGGCTGGATGGTGATGACCGTCGTCTCGGTCGTCTACGTGTACATGCGCGGCGTCTACGGCAAGGGTTCCTCCTGCCGCGAGCAGTTCGCGGTGACCTTCTCCTGGCTCGCCGCGATGTTCGCCGCCGGCGTCTACGCCGACGTCATGCCCGAGGGTCCCACCGGCTGGTGGATCCCGGGAGGGGTCGCGGCCGCGCTCGTGGCGGCGGCGCCCGTCTGCTACGTCGGCTGGCGGTTACGCCCCTGGGAGGGCGAACGGTGACGACGGGAGGCGGAGCGCACCCTCGGCACGACCTCGACCAGCTCATCCACACCCCGGTACGCCTGTCGGTCATGGCGGCGCTGGCCACCGCCGAGAAGGTCGAGTTCCGCTTCCTGCGCGACACCATCGAGGTCAGCGACTCCCTGCTGTCCAAGCACATGCTGGTCCTCGAAGAGGCGGGCTACGTCAAGGTCGAGAAGGCCTTCATCAGCAAGAAGCCCGGCACCTGGCTCTCGCTCACCCCGGCGGGACGCGCCGCGTTCCAGGAGTACGTCACGGTGCTGGAAAGGATCATGAAGGGATCCCCTCATGCTTGAGATCGACGGGTTGAGAAAACGGTACGGCGACGTCGTCGCGCTCGACGGCGTCAGCCTGACCGTCACCCCCGGCCAGATGTTCGGCTTCGTCGGCGCCAACGGCGCGGGCAAGACCACCACGATGCGCATCGTGATGGGCGTGCTGAGCAGCGACGGCGGCGAGGTCCGGTGGAAGGGGGCCAAGGTCGGCCACGACACCCGCCGCCGGTTCGGCTACATGCCGGAGGAGCGCGGGCTGTACGCCAAGATGCGGGTCGCCGAGCAGATCGAGTACTTCGGCAAGCTCGGCGGCATGAGCCCCGAGGCCGCCAGGCGGTCGGCGGGCGACCTCATCGAGCGGCTGAACCTGACCGAGCGGCGCGGCGACGACGTCGACAGCCTGTCCCTGGGCAACCAGCAGCGCGTCCAGCTCGCCGTGGCGCTCATCCACGACCCCGAGCTGCTCGTCCTCGACGAGCCGTTCTCCGGCCTCGACCCGATCGCCGTCGACGCGCTGGCGGGCGTCCTCGCCGAGCGCAAGGCGGCCGGCGTGCCGGTCGTGTTCTCCAGCCACCAGCTCGACCTGGTCGAGCGCCTGTGCGACTCGGTCGGCATCATCAAGGCCGGCCGCCTGATCGCCGGAGGGACGGTCGCGGAACTGCGGGCACGGGAGTCCCGCAAGCTCCTGCGCGTCGTCGTCACCGGCGCCGCCCCCGGCTGGACCGACCGGCTGCCCGGCGAGATCGTCAGCAAGACCGACCGCCCGCGGCACGGCGCGCCGGACGCGTACGGGGACGACCGCTACGACGAGGTGGTCCTCATGCCCACCGACGACCAGGAGGCCCTGCGCGTCGCCGTCCAGGCCGGCCGTGTCCAGCACTTCGCCTGGCAGCAGCCCTCGCTGGCCGAGATCTTCCGTGAGGTGGTCGCGTGAACCCCGTGCTGCTGGTCGCCCGGCGCGAGATCGACGTGCGGGGGCGCACGCGAGGATACCGCTGGGGCCTGCTCGTCACCGCCGTCCTGGTGGCCGTGCTCGCCGCGCTGCCGAAGCTCATCGGCGGCGGCTCCGACTACGCCGTGGGCCTGGCGGGCGCGCAGGCCGACCGCCTGCAGGCCACGCTGAGCGCCCAGGCGGCGCAGGCGAGCGACACCACCCTCAAGGTGGTCCGGTACGCCGACGAGGCCGCGGCGCGCAAGGCCGTCGCCGCCGGGGATGTCGAGGCCGCGATCGTGGACAACGCCACCGTCATCGCCAAGTCCGTCGTGGGCGACGACCTGTCGGTCCTGCTGGACACCGCGCACCGCGTCGCCGCCACCGAGCGGAACCTGACGGCGGCGGGCATCGACCCGGCCAAGGTCGGCCAGGCCCAGCAGGTCGCCCCGCTGAAGGCGGTGTCGCTCGACGGCACCGGCGAGGACGCCACGGTCCGGCGCGTCATCGCCAGCGTCATCGTCGTGCTGCTGTTCATGCTGCTGATCCAGGTCTGCACCT containing:
- a CDS encoding ArsR/SmtB family transcription factor codes for the protein MDEVFKALADPSRRRLLDGLNARNGQTLRELCAGLDMTRQAVSKHLAVLQEANLVTTVWRGREKLHYLNAAPINAVAERWIDRYDRHRVHALADLKKALEQEPMSKPEFVYTTYINTTPERLWQALTEPAFTRRYWGVTFESEWKTGSAVVWRESGVTMADPEQVVLESDPYRRLSYTWHTFTPEFAKAHDVAEEMFGTWASERRSKVTFDIEPVDGMVKLTVVHDGFDPGSKVLEGVSQGWPRILADLKTLLETERTPPAPEKEAASQGG
- a CDS encoding (Fe-S)-binding protein; its protein translation is MRVGLFVTCVNDTLFPETGKAVVTLLRRLGCAVEFPEGQTCCGQMHVNTGYRDEGLRLARRFLEVFAGYDAVVVPSGSCAAMVREQYPKLAAGMGAARPGAFAGAHRGRTRFAEAVAAVTPRVYDLSEFLVDVLGRTDVGAYFPHRVTYHPTCHSLRGLRVGDRPTRLLRAVRGLELVPLPAADECCGFGGTFAVKNAAVSAAMCADKVAGVEATGAEVLCAADNSCLMHIGGTLSRLRTGVRVMHLAEILAATEEDR
- a CDS encoding LutB/LldF family L-lactate oxidation iron-sulfur protein, which translates into the protein MSGTFLGMPAFPRNAEKALLNSQLRFNLRNATHTIRARRAAVVDELPDWERLRAAGKAIKDDALRNLDRYLVQAEEAVTRAGGHVHWAADAAEAGRLVADLVRATGETEVVKVKSMATQEIGLNEILRDAGIVAAETDLAELIVQLGDDLPSHILVPAIHRNRAEIREIFRERMADWGRPAPPDLTDDPAALAEAARRHLRERFLTAEVGISGANFLIAETGTLVVLESEGNGRMCLTLPRTLISVVGIEKVLPTWRDLEVFLQLLPRSSTGERMNPYTSTWTGAAEGQEFHLILLDNGRTNALADEIGRQALRCIRCSACLNVCPVYERVGGHAYGSVYPGPIGAILTPLLRGTATDLDASLPYASSLCGACYDVCPVAIDIPEVLVHLRAKGPHPPAERLGMKAVGWTLNRPARLRLAQRAASRLRRLVPRRRLPGPGAAWTDTRDVPAVPEESFRAWWRRTEGREGGAR
- a CDS encoding LutC/YkgG family protein, whose amino-acid sequence is MSSRERILARVRAAVAGAPPVRVERDHRTAGHGPGDAGLFAERVRDYRAAVHVVPADQVADAVARALAERGARRVVVPDGLPEEWLPAGLERLRDDPPLGAAALDAADGVITGCAVAIAETGTIVLDTGPGQGRRALTLVPDYHLCVVPAARIVPAVPDAVARLDPSRPLTWISGPSATSDIELNRVEGVHGPRTLDVVVAAG
- a CDS encoding winged helix-turn-helix domain-containing protein; amino-acid sequence: MTTGGGAHPRHDLDQLIHTPVRLSVMAALATAEKVEFRFLRDTIEVSDSLLSKHMLVLEEAGYVKVEKAFISKKPGTWLSLTPAGRAAFQEYVTVLERIMKGSPHA
- a CDS encoding ABC transporter ATP-binding protein, which produces MLEIDGLRKRYGDVVALDGVSLTVTPGQMFGFVGANGAGKTTTMRIVMGVLSSDGGEVRWKGAKVGHDTRRRFGYMPEERGLYAKMRVAEQIEYFGKLGGMSPEAARRSAGDLIERLNLTERRGDDVDSLSLGNQQRVQLAVALIHDPELLVLDEPFSGLDPIAVDALAGVLAERKAAGVPVVFSSHQLDLVERLCDSVGIIKAGRLIAGGTVAELRARESRKLLRVVVTGAAPGWTDRLPGEIVSKTDRPRHGAPDAYGDDRYDEVVLMPTDDQEALRVAVQAGRVQHFAWQQPSLAEIFREVVA